The sequence TCTTATCTGGGAACGCTACGATGCAGCATTCTATTGAAACAAACAAGGTGACCAGCTGCCACAACAGTCAGGCTGAGGCAGAAACCCAGACAGAGAGgccacaacctttctgggctgACACGTGCATCCAGATGAAGCACCTGAGAGACAGAGCTGCCTAGGCCTTCAGTTGCATGGAACTTCAAGACTTGAGTTCCCCAAGGGCCTGAGGAAAGAGAAGGGTTTCATGGGTGCAAACCTGCCCAGCTTGATGAACTTTTTGAGCAGGTGGCTAGGTTGTGAGAGAAAATCACCAGGCTGATATGTATCAATTAGAGAGAGAGAGGTTGATGCTATAATGCAGTGACATGGACAGACCAACAGCACTGTCTTAAGTcccagaaaggggaaaaagataAACAGGCTTCTAACCCTATGGAAACAGATGGTAAAAACATGCAGGATGAGGAAGCCTGGACCCTTGTTGCTGTttagagcaggaggaggagccTTCCTCTGAGATTCCCCTAATTAACAGATAAACAGATACAAACCTCTCAGAATAGAAGAAGAGGATGTGGATAGTCAATTCACAGCCTATAAAATTTTAGGTACATGAGCTTTGATTTCAAAGGTATAGTTAGATATGAATTACCAAGACATTTGATAGAGCTGACTGCTTGATGCTTTCTTCTATACAGGAATGTTTTCCTATGACTAAGAAGAACTTGTTTTCCCTGAAGATGGGTAGCATCTTCATTGCCCTTTGGCTGTATTAGCTACTTTATAAATACATTCTATATGTGGTTTAAAAACTGGTTCataatttccttcttgtttATTGTTGGCAGTATGACTTTGCAGTTAGAAGATATGATGTACATGTTGTGGAAGTCAGTGTGTGCTGGAAAAAGTGAGGGAGCATTCAGTTTTCAGCAATCTTATCCTTATCGTATGTGGTCATACTGAGCTCTTCTGGTTTTATCCTCTTCTGTTCCTCAGAAACCTAATGCATTGTGTCAAggtcagcagctgcagggagcttTGCTGATTAGAGCATACCTGTGAATTACAGGGGCCTAAACTTGAAAGTTGGAAACTTAAGATCcataattttctctttcagctgtTTAAGCAAGCAGTTGTAGGGAgttcttttcatttgtattcATGACTTGGAAGAGGGTTATGCTTTAGGCTGAGAACTGTAAATTCCACATTGCTAGATGTTGAATGCATAACTCTGtatttgaatttgaaaaagGTCCGAAAGAGGCCCCTGCCAGCCTGCTAAATTAAGCTCATAGAATTATAAAGAGGAAGACAATTTGGGTTTCAAAGAAGACACCAACCTACTAGTTTTCCTGTGACAGAATACTTTTGAAGGAAGTTATGGCTGTGATGCTTTCAATCCAGAGATCAGTATGAAGCTTTAATTCTACTATGATCCCCACTGTACCAAAGTCTTCTCTCAGAAGGAGCTGTCAAGTATTGCTGTCATTATAAATACTATATGTTTTTAGTCTTTTCTTGTTAGTATCTCCATAATGAAAAAACATAGCATCAGTGGAAAGACTAGTTTATACGTTGCAAACTGATGTTTCTCCTTTGAAATTTGCTGCTACTTTGGGGCAAAGATCTACTTATCAAGGTGTGTCTCTGGCTTCTGCTaagaaaatgggtatttcccctaaacagcagcacagtgttTCTGACTAGTCACTGATGGTGTGTCTGTCTTGCAGATTGCAAGGACCCTCTGATGAAAAGAACCACCCCATGTGTAAAGACAGGTAGGAATTTGTCAGAGGCATGGATGTCCTGTTGAAATGCTTTTGACATTTGAGAAACTTGAGAATACTTGCATTATTTCCAGGCAGTCTGTGGGAGCCCAAGATCCAAGCTAGAAGTCTAGATGATATAACTCTGCTTGTGAGCTTTAATCCATGGAAGGAACCAACCCGATATCAAATTCATGTGACCAGTTTCCTGAATGAGAGGAAGTGTAAAATGATCACCCGTGATGTCACAGAGGTAATTACCTTTCTAAATGATATCAATTATATCTTCTGTAGAAATTTAGGCAAACATTTCTTTAACAGTTGTTAAAGGAGTTGGAGCCAAGATGCAGGAGATGTAACAAATGCACTTGCACAGCaattttcaagttcttttcaGATTATTATCTTGcctttgaaaaagagaaatttctaTCAGGAACTTGATGGCTAGAAGACCAAAAAGATGttctcaaagatttttttttaatgtgtgagGCAGAGTGTAAGCACCTGCAGTGGAAATGGAATTTTGACCTATGACTCTTCAGCCTTTATTTCCTGTGTCAAGCTAGCACCTGGGAGATAGGACTAAATAAGTTAACCAAAACCAAGGTACAAAGCTTTGATAAATCATTGAAGTAGTTCATTAAAAGTGATGGTATGGGGAGAGTTggtggtttggttgttttttgttttgctggggttttttgtgttttttaagaACAAGACACTTGTTTGTAACGGGTGTTTCAATTAAACTGTCAATCAGTTCCTCCAGTTCTTGTGACCTATGTGCCTGAGAAGCACAAAGCAGATGCAGAATGCCTTTTGGCATAAGAAATCTCCCCTTTCAGGCATCTGAGGGAAAAGAGGTACTGAATATTTGTTACCAGTCCCCACCTTCCTGGGGGCAGGGCAGGTAAACTGGCATTCAGCTTGCTTAAttgttccatttctttcttacttGAAGTTTTCGTATTCCATGTACCAATGCATGTCATGTTATTACAGCAGGTACAGCTGTGTGCACACTTTCCTGACACAGATTAATAAACTTCACTTTGGAGTATATCTTTGCTGAGCAGTGGAAAGAGCATATCTATGTTACTATTAAATTGATGAATTCTCAACAAAGGACAAACTTGTCCATTGTGATGGAAGAGGCAGCAGTGTTGacagctttttttaattaaacacatGAGAAGCCTTATTAATTAAACATTTACACATTAAATAACTTAAGATATTAGCATTGTTAACTTAAGCTTACAGTTTCTTAACATATTTGATGTTATGCAGTGTACAGATTTGTTTCCTGTTAACTTGTGCAACCTTAGTGTGCTGTCTTAATAGTGTTACTATGTCAGTCACACGTGATGGTGGCCAGActtttttaaacaataattaGAAATGTCTGTGTCTTTGTAATGCTTTGTATTCTCTgctcagcttcttttctttattccttctttcattCCATTTTCTCCTCCTGTCCATTAACTCATATCTGACTTCTGCAGGACGAACTGCAACCACAAGCAAATGTCACAATCAAAATGGAGAAGAACTTGAAAGCTTGCTGCAACTACAAAGTACAGGTACGATCTCACTGTTGTCTCTCTGCCATTCCTTTCTCAGCAAGGCAATGTGCAGCTTaagaattctgtatttttcacacAGTGTTTTGTTCTGAGCTATTACATACATCAGGGAAATAATGATTATGGcaggaagaatattttataaAGATCTTCTTTGTAGACAGTGGCTTTTCCTTAGTGTAGAGTTGCCAAGTCTGAGTCTGAAGTGGGAATGACAGGTGCACAACCACAGAAGCTCCCTGCCTTGTTAATTCATAGTGAACAGTGTAAGAATTCTTGATTAATCTTGTTTTCAGAAGGGAAGTGGGAATTCTGTCCCCCTGTGGTAAAGTAAAGGGAATGTAGGGGCAGAGGGGAAAGTCAAGCTGGAACAGAATTGCTTTTAAGaatagcttttgttttctgaatttattttgcCTGCAGATTCAGCCGTTCTTTGCCATCTGTGGTACAGACTGTCTGAGGCACTCTACTTTCATCCCATGTTCACTAGCTCCAAGTGAGATTTCCTTTCCGTTTCTCTAAATTAACTTCTCAATATTTTGTATGGACGAGAACTGAATTTTAACATAACTCTTGTCTTTTGCAGGTGTGGGCCCATCAGGTAAGGTCTCCTAATACCCTTAACCATATCTTACTTCTTTCACTGTCATTTCGAATAACAAATGATCCTCCCTGGCCCGATGGCTGGGAAATGTCTCACTGTACCCACTGAGTTCAAAATGAATTGTATTACAGGTACTTCACAGCTCTAAGAAAGCAAGTATTTGTATGCAGCACTAACCATAGAGAGCACTTTTTTGAAATACTTGCATAAAATTCCTTGAGAAATGCTTTTGACAAGACGAGTcttaatataaaatactttctgtCACTTTACctagagtgtttttttttaattgcataatATTAAGCAGCTTTTAGAGAGAATAGCTTGCATATATTCATTATGCATGTGATTTATCTTGACATCTGCAGAAATGATTTGACATCCTTTttttggctgcagtgacacctgattttaaaaaaaagcacctgTAGTTTGAAAAAAATGCCTCACCCAaaaacgttaaaaaaaaaaaaaaaaacatttttttgaagATGTGTTATGCAGAACAGGCAGGATGTGGGCTGCGTACCTGTCGAAGCTGGGTAAACATTTCTGTATAGAGAGAAAGATTATTGGTCTGTGTTTTCAATGTGTTGCACATACAGTTCTTTGTGGAACAAGATTGTGGTGCAAAACAGCATCACAAAAGCAGGATGTCGTGATGAGTGACTGTGGTGTGGCCTGTTGTAGGAGGGAAGTACTGGATTACCTGTAGTTTTGGGCAAAACTCTCCCTTGGCACCTGCTGCTCAGCAAACTTCTGTTCCCAAGTGAAGCTTTGTATTTGTGTGAACAATGTGTGTGTGCTCTTTTTGTACCACAGATGATATGATGATATGGGTGTACTGGTGTATCACTGGGATCTGTGTGTTACTGGTGGGATCAGTCATAGCAGGTGTCATTTGTATGACCAAAAAACGAGCAGGTAAGACTCATACCAAGTATAAACAAAAGATTTGATGCTAAAACTACTTTTCCTAATCTGTAATTATTCCTCTGTTTCGTTTCTTCCCATTTTGATGTACTGCCACTAAAATAATGTCAACGTAAATACTTTCTTCTGATCTACATCATGGGATTTGTAAGATCTTAGTACTATCCACCTATTTAAATAAAGTCTTCAATGGATTATGCTGTCTAGTACTCCATTTTTGTATAGATCTTCAGAGCTcgtgaggggaaaaagaaacttcATAGTTCAGCCCTTTGATTCCCACAGATTGCTACAGATAtcctttccatttatttcttctcctaCGTTACGCAAGAGTTTTACAGGACAGAAGCTTCCCATTTGTCCCGACCATAGTCTTCTGTTACACCCAGAGTTTctgcaaaattcattttcttccttttttgagTTTAAGtaaagtttttcttcttccacattCACTAAAAAACATGACACGAAAACATTCGTTGCACAGACTGGAAAAGTGAGTGATTAAGAACTAATTCCTGGTCTATTATGCTATTACCATGGAGCAGTTATCACAGGAGCAGGAGTGATGGGAAATATTTTGGAATGTTTCTTAATATAAAATTGATCTGTAACATGTATTAGGGACATTTTAGCTAGCTCTTTAGGTAAGCCTCTTAAGAAAATATCATCTCTACAGCATTAAAGAGAGGTAGAAGAATGTTTGGGGATTCTGTCCTCCTCAGATCAGGGAAAGTTGGAAAAAATTGGTTTTGTGTGCATTTCTTCTCTCCATGGAGAAATGTAGAGAAGTAGCAAAATTGGCGGGTACAAGTCTTCATTCATTTAGTATATTTTGTATTagactttttcttccctgtgtcaTCCTTATGGTGCCTGTTGTCTTCTACCCCATGCAGTTAAAGATTTTTGAATGTGGCCTTTGGAaggagttaattttttttcttactttcagtACTGATAGTgactttctctttcttccaggACACCGGCGAGGAAAGTGCAGCCACTATGATTTGCAAACTGGTAAGTTGTGCTGCCAAATACATGTAATGTATTCTGGAAGTCTCACAACTGTTCAGAAAGGGGCTCTCCTGCACTCTGCTCCTCTGTAGGTGCTTCTCAAAACCGAAATGTGGCCTTAGGATCTTCCCATTTAGTCAAAAGACACTTTGTAATAACAAGTAGCATCAGGCAGAGAATATGCAAGTTGGAATGCCATCTTTGGCAGATGGGAGATAATTGTTTTGTAAAGTGAGAGACCCAGCTGAGGCTATACTGGCAAAAGAATCTTTGATCATCTAAGCAGTAGCAGCAGGAGATTGTTCTGAAGTGCACTGAACTCCCTAGCAGGGAGCATAGCTACATGTGCAAACCTCTTGAACCCCATGTGTTATACTTTTGTGTGATGAAATTCCACCAACTACCCAAGCATCAGTATAAATCACAGTTCCACTGTCAGGACTTTACTATAAAAAATTTTTACAATAGTGTGTTGTCTCTGTATGTTGCCAAATTAACAAAAGGTTATACTAAATAGCAGTTCTGAAGCTAATGCTCTCCTATGTTGTTTGCATCGTTGGGAttaatatttctgtctttcagcagTACCACCTACCAACCTTCCTCTACCACCCTTAAAGCCTCGAAAGGTTTGGATCGTATATTCTGCCGATCACTTGCTCTACGTGGATGTGGTGTTgaagtttgctgaatttctgatGACTGTCTGTGGCACTGCTGTAGCCTTAGATCTGCTAGAAGATCATCAGATCTCAGAGTTTGGGCCATTACCCTGGCTCACTCGacagaagaaggaaatggaagaacTATCCTCAAAGATCATAATCTTATGCTCACGAGGCACCCAGGCCAAATGGCAAGCCATGCTTGGGAGCGCGCCTGTGTGTCTCAAGCAAGATCAGCAAAAGCCAACTGGAGACCTGTTTACCCCAGCCTTGAATTTGATCCTGCCAGATTTCAAGAAGCCAGCCTGTTTTGGAATGTATATAGTCTGCTATTTTGATGGGATAAGTAGCGAGAAAGATATTCCTGATCTGTTCAATGTCACATCCAGGTACCAACTGATGGATAAGTTTGAGGATATTTATTTTCGGATTCAGGACTTGGAGAAGTTTGAGCCTGGGCGCATCCATCGAATCCAGGAAATCACAGCTGAAAACTACATTGATACCCCTAGTGGTCGGAAGTTGAAAGAGGCAGTTCAGAAGTTCAGAAACTGGCAGATAGACCACCCAAACTGGTTTGAGGCTGAAAGCATCAGCCTAGATAATGATGAAGAGTTGCAATCCCTAAACAGAGAGAGCCAGATGGATTCGTTGCTAAGTGAACCAGGTGGAATTGTGAAACACCAACTGCACTTACGAGAACCTGACCCTAACTGCTGTTATGTCATCAATCTCCACATTCGTGAAGGTGAGAACAGAGGTTGTATACTACAGCCTCAGCTTAATCTCTGTGGAGATCCAGCTTCTCAGACTCTGATTGATTCTTTGGATGAGGCTGCTCCAGTTCAGATAGTAGAGCCAGTCTCTTCCatggaagacaaaaatatttttggccATCACGTGCTGAGTAATGAGGACTGCATGGAAGGAGTTCATCTTCTGGAGACAAGTTTTCCAATGAGGAATAACATCATCCTCCATGATGACTGTGATGTTTCAGCAATAGATGACCAGAGTCCTGCAAACCTCTCAGGTGAACTGAGAAGCCATCTGAATGGGCTTATGTACTCGCTTTATCAGCAGAGTGTAATTCCTTCAGATGCATGTTTCTGCCAAGAGGAGGCTGAAAAGCAGCACCAGTTGATCTTTGAAGACCAGTGCAAAGACCAAAGACAGTCAGTGCAATCAGACCAGGGTTACATCTCTAGATGTTCTCCTTTGCCTCCTGATGACCCtgtggaagaggaggaagaggatcAGGAGAATCAGGTGGTTTGTCATGAACTCTCTCCAGAGGTCTTGAACAGTCTAAAgagcctccagcagcagctttttttccaggACATTCAATGGAGCTCTGAGTCAGGATATCCAGCAGAGTTGATGAACATGAGCCCATCTCCAGAGGACTGTTAGGCTCTATCTGGACCTGCTCCATCTGAAATACACAGATGGATCGCATCCAGCACTGAAACTGCATTTCCAATGCCATCCTTCTCCTTGTATTACATGTGACAAATTGGTGGGATCTTCCTGtctgctgcagagaagcagGGTTGCCCAGCAGCTGATTAACATCTCTGCTTCTAATCTCTGTATGGAGAGAAGCAACAAATACTAGCCATCACTGTGACAGAACAGGCAGTAGTTCTGCTCCAGGGAACATGTATTATATTGAgccctcactgcagaaaaattaCCTTGGTTCATCCACTAGTGCCTTCAAAACTCCCTCCAACTGTAATGGTTTTATTGCACTGGACAGAAAACAAGGCCAAGAATCAGGTTATAAAATTAGATAGAATGGCAAACTTTGCATTGCCAGTCTGatgggtttttttaatatatatatgtatttttttatttttttttaataatgtgttAAAAATGTGTGCCTTAAACTTCAGCTAGGTTAGGACTGTCTTTACATAGTCATGTAATAGGTTAGGTTGGACCAGACAAACTGCAGAGGTCCAACGCCTCTGTCCAAGTAAGGCAACCTACAGCAGATTGCCCAGGCCCATGTTCAAGTCGCTTTTGATTATCACCAAGCAGGGAGACTCCACAGACTCTTTGGGCAACCCTGTACATTATCAGCTGCACAgtaaagaagtgcttcctggTGTTGAGAAGgaaacttctgtttctgtttgtgcCTATATTCTCATGACCTATCACTGAGCGCTAATGAAAAGAGCCTGTCTCTGTCCTCTTTTGTACTCTCCTTTTATTTATGCATGTAATGCCTAgaataggacaagaaggaatggcctcaagatgTGTCGGGGACGATCGGATTAGGGATATTcgggaaaatt is a genomic window of Meleagris gallopavo isolate NT-WF06-2002-E0010 breed Aviagen turkey brand Nicholas breeding stock chromosome 1, Turkey_5.1, whole genome shotgun sequence containing:
- the IL17RA gene encoding interleukin-17 receptor A, with translation MQVSSNQQICAQFEFQNNLPLQVRPDGGRWNFTFNRFEVEPGQTYQVTVYHLPKLSVNGDYNCKSMSLTMPDCKDPLMKRTTPCVKTGSLWEPKIQARSLDDITLLVSFNPWKEPTRYQIHVTSFLNERKCKMITRDVTEDELQPQANVTIKMEKNLKACCNYKVQIQPFFAICGTDCLRHSTFIPCSLAPNDMMIWVYWCITGICVLLVGSVIAGVICMTKKRAGHRRGKCSHYDLQTAVPPTNLPLPPLKPRKVWIVYSADHLLYVDVVLKFAEFLMTVCGTAVALDLLEDHQISEFGPLPWLTRQKKEMEELSSKIIILCSRGTQAKWQAMLGSAPVCLKQDQQKPTGDLFTPALNLILPDFKKPACFGMYIVCYFDGISSEKDIPDLFNVTSRYQLMDKFEDIYFRIQDLEKFEPGRIHRIQEITAENYIDTPSGRKLKEAVQKFRNWQIDHPNWFEAESISLDNDEELQSLNRESQMDSLLSEPGGIVKHQLHLREPDPNCCYVINLHIREGENRGCILQPQLNLCGDPASQTLIDSLDEAAPVQIVEPVSSMEDKNIFGHHVLSNEDCMEGVHLLETSFPMRNNIILHDDCDVSAIDDQSPANLSGELRSHLNGLMYSLYQQSVIPSDACFCQEEAEKQHQLIFEDQCKDQRQSVQSDQGYISRCSPLPPDDPVEEEEEDQENQVVCHELSPEVLNSLKSLQQQLFFQDIQWSSESGYPAELMNMSPSPEDC